In Triticum urartu cultivar G1812 chromosome 6, Tu2.1, whole genome shotgun sequence, the following proteins share a genomic window:
- the LOC125516126 gene encoding uncharacterized protein LOC125516126 isoform X3 translates to MATFLFRPPFHGRLRPLRRLLLLPQPKPLLLPSRTLRLRSPRLTMASSPPPPSSPSTSTLPPPGRSPPPPEWPCARCTLRNPLSAAACAACDAARPVDVDDVSPGHSAVVASSSSRPLPPAQWSCARCTLLNPGSSAACAVCGAPRPVVVDDGDELDFSAVAGASFLPLRRDPRNIGRSDAAMKVARAPSPDTVCERAGSNERDKTAAEKGCSRKRGHAAISDIVHEGDGSNKRGETATEKECSRKRGYVASPDIVHEDAGSNERDETTTEKVNSETHLDKKTIKVMTYNVWFREDLELTKRMYALGNLIQHHNPDLICFQEVTPNIYMLLQKSGWWQEYKCSLSARMAMQRQYYCMQMSKLPVNSFECIPFSNSVMERELCVADINIGGATKLVLATSHLESPCAWNQMYSKERVTQANASMRILDKFRNVIFCGDMNWDDKGDGPFPLSDGWVDAWAELKPGEDGWTYDTRANGMLAGNRKLQKRLDRFVCKLPDFEIDTIEMIGKEAIPGISHYKEKTVRKVVQNIEYPVLPSDHFGLVLSITHASSG, encoded by the exons atGGCCACGTTCCTCTTTCGCCCCCCTTTTCACGGCCGCCTCCGccccctccgccgcctcctcctcctcccgcagcccAAACCCCTCCTCCTTCCCAGCAGAACCCTCCGCCTCCGCTCCCCCAGGCTCACCATGGCctcctcgccccctcccccttcgtCCCCATCCACCTCGACGCTCCCGCCGCCGGGtcgctccccgccgccgcccgagtgGCCCTGCGCCCGCTGCACGCTCCGCAACCCGCTgagcgccgccgcctgcgccgcgTGCGACGCCGCGCGCCCCGTGGACGTCGACGACGTGTCGCCGGGCCATTCCGCCGTCGTCGCCTCTTCGTCGTCCCGCCCGCTCCCGCCGGCCCAGTGGTCCTGCGCCCGCTGCACGCTCCTCAACCCCGGGAGCTCCGCCGCCTGCGCCGTCTGCGGCGCCCCGCGCCCCGTGGTCGTTGACGACGGCGACGAGCTGgacttctccgccgtcgccggcgCCTCGTTCCTCCCGCTCCGTCGGGACCCGAGGAACATAGGCCGCTCTGATGCCGCGATGAAGGTAGCTCGCGCGCCGTCGCCGGACACTGTCTGCGAGCGCGCCGGCTCGAACGAAAGGGATAAGACTGCTGCCGAAAAAG GGTGCTCTAGGAAGAGAGGCCACGCAGCAATATCAGACATCGTACACGAGGGCGACGGCTCGAACAAAAGGGGTGAGACGGCCACTGAAAAAG AGTGCTCAAGGAAGAGAGGCTACGTGGCGTCACCAGACATCGTCCATGAGGACGCCGGCTCCAATGAAAGGGATGAGACAACCACCGAAAAAG TAAATTCTGAGACTCATTTGGATAAGAAGACCATCAAAGTCATGACATACAACGTATGGTTTCGGGAGGATTTGGAACTGACGAAAAGGATGTATGCTCTTGGAAATCTTATTCAGCACCACAACCCAGATCTTATATGCTTCCAG GAGGTTACACCAAACATATATATGCTTCTCCAAAAATCTGGCTGGTGGCAAGAATACAAATGCTCGCTGTCAGCTAGGATGGCCATGCAGAGACAATATTACTGCATGCAG ATGAGCAAGTTGCCTGTGAATTCTTTCGAATGCATCCCATTTTCCAACTCAGTCATGGAAAGGGAGCTGTGCGTGGCAGACATCAACATTGGAGGCGCTACCAAGTTGGTGTTGGCCACAAGCCACCTGGAGAGCCCCTGCGCGTGGAATCAGATGTACAGCAAGGAACGAGTAACTCAGGCGAATGCATCCATGAGGATATTGGACAAGTTCCGCAACGTGATATTCTGCGGAGACATGAACTGGGACGACAAAGGCGACGGGCCATTCCCTCTCTCAGACGGCTGGGTCGATGCCTGGGCCGAGCTCAAGCCAGGCGAGGACGGCTGGACGTACGACACGAGGGCCAACGGCATGCTGGCAGGCAACCGCAAGCTGCAGAAGAGGCTGGACCGGTTCGTGTGCAAGCTGCCGGATTTCGAGATCGACACCATCGAGATGATCGGGAAGGAGGCGATACCTGGGATATCACACTACAAGGAGAAGACAGTCCGCAAGGTAGTCCAGAACATTGAGTATCCTGTGTTACCTAGTGACCACTTCGGGCTTGTTCTGAGCATCACCCACGCTTCATCAGGTTGA
- the LOC125516644 gene encoding uncharacterized protein LOC125516644 codes for MLCEVITLDDGRHARWRGKQGPPAPIASNRDKSVAVKGVVYFLLEFRRPTFSGDHVEPGSMALFNLETEEWMGIVKGPMPVRSFVEDSDGRSSYVSLAMGLSLVCLDGFLVMAHDPEYYCPWDLWFLMDIEKCLWNKRYSIDRQRENLFAQPVDILNDGRIVISAPGLLRLYNPVTKTYTDCGMRKSSSVGTYTGSLLSSESTFTSEVSYNGY; via the exons ATGCTCTGTGAGGTCATCACCCTTGATGATGGTCGCCATGCAAGATGGAGGGGCAAACAGGGCCCTCCGGCCCCTATCGCAAGTAACCGTGACAAAAGTGTCGCTGTCAAAGGAGTTGTCTACTTCTTGCTGGAATTTCGACGTCCCACATTTTCTGGCGACCATGTCGAACCGGGTAGCATGGCTTTGTTCAACCTTGAGACAGAGGAGTGGATGGGGATTGTCAAAGGTCCAATGCCAGTGCGCAGCTTTGTTGAGGACAGTGATGGCAGGTCCAGTTACGTTAGTCTAGCCATGGGGCTATCGCTGGTATGTTTGGATGGGTTCTTAGTTATGGCACATGATCCTGAATATTATTGCCCTTGGGACTTGTGGTTTTTGATGGATATTGAGAAATGTCTCTGGAATAAAAGGTACAGCATAGATCGCCAACGTGAAAATCTCTTTGCTCAACCAGTGGACATTCTAAATGATGGGAGGATAGTCATCTCTGCACCAGGATTGCTAAGATTGTATAATCCAGTTACCAAGACTTACACCGATTGTGGGATGAGGAAATCCTCATCTGTTGGTACTTACACTGGAAGTCTATTGTCTTCAGAGAGCACGTTCACTTCTGAG GTATCATATAATGGTTATTAG
- the LOC125516126 gene encoding uncharacterized protein LOC125516126 isoform X2 produces the protein MATFLFRPPFHGRLRPLRRLLLLPQPKPLLLPSRTLRLRSPRLTMASSPPPPSSPSTSTLPPPGRSPPPPEWPCARCTLRNPLSAAACAACDAARPVDVDDVSPGHSAVVASSSSRPLPPAQWSCARCTLLNPGSSAACAVCGAPRPVVVDDGDELDFSAVAGASFLPLRRDPRNIGRSDAAMKVARAPSPDTVCERAGSNERDKTAAEKGCSRKRGHAAISDIVHEGDGSNKRECSRKRGYVASPDIVHEDAGSNERDETTTEKGCSRKIGRLTSPAIVHEGGGSNERDEPTAKKVNSETHLDKKTIKVMTYNVWFREDLELTKRMYALGNLIQHHNPDLICFQEVTPNIYMLLQKSGWWQEYKCSLSARMAMQRQYYCMQMSKLPVNSFECIPFSNSVMERELCVADINIGGATKLVLATSHLESPCAWNQMYSKERVTQANASMRILDKFRNVIFCGDMNWDDKGDGPFPLSDGWVDAWAELKPGEDGWTYDTRANGMLAGNRKLQKRLDRFVCKLPDFEIDTIEMIGKEAIPGISHYKEKTVRKVVQNIEYPVLPSDHFGLVLSITHASSG, from the exons atGGCCACGTTCCTCTTTCGCCCCCCTTTTCACGGCCGCCTCCGccccctccgccgcctcctcctcctcccgcagcccAAACCCCTCCTCCTTCCCAGCAGAACCCTCCGCCTCCGCTCCCCCAGGCTCACCATGGCctcctcgccccctcccccttcgtCCCCATCCACCTCGACGCTCCCGCCGCCGGGtcgctccccgccgccgcccgagtgGCCCTGCGCCCGCTGCACGCTCCGCAACCCGCTgagcgccgccgcctgcgccgcgTGCGACGCCGCGCGCCCCGTGGACGTCGACGACGTGTCGCCGGGCCATTCCGCCGTCGTCGCCTCTTCGTCGTCCCGCCCGCTCCCGCCGGCCCAGTGGTCCTGCGCCCGCTGCACGCTCCTCAACCCCGGGAGCTCCGCCGCCTGCGCCGTCTGCGGCGCCCCGCGCCCCGTGGTCGTTGACGACGGCGACGAGCTGgacttctccgccgtcgccggcgCCTCGTTCCTCCCGCTCCGTCGGGACCCGAGGAACATAGGCCGCTCTGATGCCGCGATGAAGGTAGCTCGCGCGCCGTCGCCGGACACTGTCTGCGAGCGCGCCGGCTCGAACGAAAGGGATAAGACTGCTGCCGAAAAAG GGTGCTCTAGGAAGAGAGGCCACGCAGCAATATCAGACATCGTACACGAGGGCGACGGCTCGAACAAAAGGG AGTGCTCAAGGAAGAGAGGCTACGTGGCGTCACCAGACATCGTCCATGAGGACGCCGGCTCCAATGAAAGGGATGAGACAACCACCGAAAAAG GGTGCTCGAGGAAGATAGGCCGCTTGACGTCGCCAGCCATTGTCCACGAGGGTGGCGGCTCAAATGAAAGGGATGAGCCAACTGCCAAAAAAG TAAATTCTGAGACTCATTTGGATAAGAAGACCATCAAAGTCATGACATACAACGTATGGTTTCGGGAGGATTTGGAACTGACGAAAAGGATGTATGCTCTTGGAAATCTTATTCAGCACCACAACCCAGATCTTATATGCTTCCAG GAGGTTACACCAAACATATATATGCTTCTCCAAAAATCTGGCTGGTGGCAAGAATACAAATGCTCGCTGTCAGCTAGGATGGCCATGCAGAGACAATATTACTGCATGCAG ATGAGCAAGTTGCCTGTGAATTCTTTCGAATGCATCCCATTTTCCAACTCAGTCATGGAAAGGGAGCTGTGCGTGGCAGACATCAACATTGGAGGCGCTACCAAGTTGGTGTTGGCCACAAGCCACCTGGAGAGCCCCTGCGCGTGGAATCAGATGTACAGCAAGGAACGAGTAACTCAGGCGAATGCATCCATGAGGATATTGGACAAGTTCCGCAACGTGATATTCTGCGGAGACATGAACTGGGACGACAAAGGCGACGGGCCATTCCCTCTCTCAGACGGCTGGGTCGATGCCTGGGCCGAGCTCAAGCCAGGCGAGGACGGCTGGACGTACGACACGAGGGCCAACGGCATGCTGGCAGGCAACCGCAAGCTGCAGAAGAGGCTGGACCGGTTCGTGTGCAAGCTGCCGGATTTCGAGATCGACACCATCGAGATGATCGGGAAGGAGGCGATACCTGGGATATCACACTACAAGGAGAAGACAGTCCGCAAGGTAGTCCAGAACATTGAGTATCCTGTGTTACCTAGTGACCACTTCGGGCTTGTTCTGAGCATCACCCACGCTTCATCAGGTTGA
- the LOC125516126 gene encoding uncharacterized protein LOC125516126 isoform X1 has product MATFLFRPPFHGRLRPLRRLLLLPQPKPLLLPSRTLRLRSPRLTMASSPPPPSSPSTSTLPPPGRSPPPPEWPCARCTLRNPLSAAACAACDAARPVDVDDVSPGHSAVVASSSSRPLPPAQWSCARCTLLNPGSSAACAVCGAPRPVVVDDGDELDFSAVAGASFLPLRRDPRNIGRSDAAMKVARAPSPDTVCERAGSNERDKTAAEKGCSRKRGHAAISDIVHEGDGSNKRGETATEKECSRKRGYVASPDIVHEDAGSNERDETTTEKGCSRKIGRLTSPAIVHEGGGSNERDEPTAKKVNSETHLDKKTIKVMTYNVWFREDLELTKRMYALGNLIQHHNPDLICFQEVTPNIYMLLQKSGWWQEYKCSLSARMAMQRQYYCMQMSKLPVNSFECIPFSNSVMERELCVADINIGGATKLVLATSHLESPCAWNQMYSKERVTQANASMRILDKFRNVIFCGDMNWDDKGDGPFPLSDGWVDAWAELKPGEDGWTYDTRANGMLAGNRKLQKRLDRFVCKLPDFEIDTIEMIGKEAIPGISHYKEKTVRKVVQNIEYPVLPSDHFGLVLSITHASSG; this is encoded by the exons atGGCCACGTTCCTCTTTCGCCCCCCTTTTCACGGCCGCCTCCGccccctccgccgcctcctcctcctcccgcagcccAAACCCCTCCTCCTTCCCAGCAGAACCCTCCGCCTCCGCTCCCCCAGGCTCACCATGGCctcctcgccccctcccccttcgtCCCCATCCACCTCGACGCTCCCGCCGCCGGGtcgctccccgccgccgcccgagtgGCCCTGCGCCCGCTGCACGCTCCGCAACCCGCTgagcgccgccgcctgcgccgcgTGCGACGCCGCGCGCCCCGTGGACGTCGACGACGTGTCGCCGGGCCATTCCGCCGTCGTCGCCTCTTCGTCGTCCCGCCCGCTCCCGCCGGCCCAGTGGTCCTGCGCCCGCTGCACGCTCCTCAACCCCGGGAGCTCCGCCGCCTGCGCCGTCTGCGGCGCCCCGCGCCCCGTGGTCGTTGACGACGGCGACGAGCTGgacttctccgccgtcgccggcgCCTCGTTCCTCCCGCTCCGTCGGGACCCGAGGAACATAGGCCGCTCTGATGCCGCGATGAAGGTAGCTCGCGCGCCGTCGCCGGACACTGTCTGCGAGCGCGCCGGCTCGAACGAAAGGGATAAGACTGCTGCCGAAAAAG GGTGCTCTAGGAAGAGAGGCCACGCAGCAATATCAGACATCGTACACGAGGGCGACGGCTCGAACAAAAGGGGTGAGACGGCCACTGAAAAAG AGTGCTCAAGGAAGAGAGGCTACGTGGCGTCACCAGACATCGTCCATGAGGACGCCGGCTCCAATGAAAGGGATGAGACAACCACCGAAAAAG GGTGCTCGAGGAAGATAGGCCGCTTGACGTCGCCAGCCATTGTCCACGAGGGTGGCGGCTCAAATGAAAGGGATGAGCCAACTGCCAAAAAAG TAAATTCTGAGACTCATTTGGATAAGAAGACCATCAAAGTCATGACATACAACGTATGGTTTCGGGAGGATTTGGAACTGACGAAAAGGATGTATGCTCTTGGAAATCTTATTCAGCACCACAACCCAGATCTTATATGCTTCCAG GAGGTTACACCAAACATATATATGCTTCTCCAAAAATCTGGCTGGTGGCAAGAATACAAATGCTCGCTGTCAGCTAGGATGGCCATGCAGAGACAATATTACTGCATGCAG ATGAGCAAGTTGCCTGTGAATTCTTTCGAATGCATCCCATTTTCCAACTCAGTCATGGAAAGGGAGCTGTGCGTGGCAGACATCAACATTGGAGGCGCTACCAAGTTGGTGTTGGCCACAAGCCACCTGGAGAGCCCCTGCGCGTGGAATCAGATGTACAGCAAGGAACGAGTAACTCAGGCGAATGCATCCATGAGGATATTGGACAAGTTCCGCAACGTGATATTCTGCGGAGACATGAACTGGGACGACAAAGGCGACGGGCCATTCCCTCTCTCAGACGGCTGGGTCGATGCCTGGGCCGAGCTCAAGCCAGGCGAGGACGGCTGGACGTACGACACGAGGGCCAACGGCATGCTGGCAGGCAACCGCAAGCTGCAGAAGAGGCTGGACCGGTTCGTGTGCAAGCTGCCGGATTTCGAGATCGACACCATCGAGATGATCGGGAAGGAGGCGATACCTGGGATATCACACTACAAGGAGAAGACAGTCCGCAAGGTAGTCCAGAACATTGAGTATCCTGTGTTACCTAGTGACCACTTCGGGCTTGTTCTGAGCATCACCCACGCTTCATCAGGTTGA